The Silene latifolia isolate original U9 population chromosome 4, ASM4854445v1, whole genome shotgun sequence region CTATTATAGAgaatcaacctagttttcttcccgttttttaaaaaaaaaacaaatcattTTGAGGTGTAAGTTCACCCATgcacggttctaaaggatgattcatgtcagccgaccccccaaatcattttgggattaaggctctgatgttgttattgttgttgttttaaaaaaacaaatgattgggacggagggggTAGAATTAGAATTAGTGTACATCGAGTAATCAATGTTTACATGCTTTTGACTATAGTCAGTGTGCTGAAAATGCTATTATATCTTCAAATCAAATAACCTTACATGCAAATCTTGATAACTAACTACCTTCTGAATCCGACATTATCGCCTTTTAGATACGATACCTCATTGTAATTCTTATTTGTGACAGACAATTAGAGATTACGATTTTAGCCCAGGGACAGCGGTAGAAGTAAACCTAGATGCACATAATTCCCATGATGTGTGGTTGCCTGCTAAAGTTGTTAGACAAGTTTGTAGCACCGTCTTTTTGGTCGAGTACCAAACGACAGTAATGCCAGGATTTCAGAAAGTAGGCGTAGATTGCCTTCACATTAGACCCCCCCCTCCTATTACCTCTACCAAAGCCTTTACCTTATTGGAGAAGGTTGACGCCTTCTGTGATTCTTGCTGGTTGACTGGAATTGTTACCAAAATTCTTGCTGCCGGACGCTACATTGTGTACTTCAAGCACACGAGAAAAGAGAAGGAGCTCTGTCTCACTGACTTACGACATCACATGGAATGGACTAATGGCAAATGGCTCCATTCTCCTCAGGTACCCTACTCTTCTACTCTTTTCATCATCTTGTTTCTACATGTGCTGCGTTTTCTGCATTTACTCCCTCCACATCTATAATATGTTCCACATTGATAAATGATAATGCACAACAACCAACAAGTAGAGTAACATAAGGATAGAAATAAAAGTAGAGAAGGATTATGGGGTCAGGAGTCGTAAGAACCACAAGTTATAAGCAAAAAAGGAAAGTGGTACATTCTGAATTTTCAATATAAGGAAATGTGGAACATCATATAAAAGTGGAGCTGTGAGAGGGAGTATTATCTTTGGCTTTGTTCTAATTTGAGGCCCTCATTATCGTCTATGAGGTTCATTCATTTATGGCCAAAATTGTGCGAGTACTCCGTAACATTCTTATGATAGGATATGGAGAATGTGTTTGTAGACTACAAATTGTAGTGTTCAGGCACTTTATCTGACATAACCTCTGTTTTTTTCCCTCTCCTCTTCTAGGACACCTCAATGGCATCAAAGTCTGATAAGCCGTCAGTCTATCTCAATGGTGGTAACCCGGATAACAAATGTGCTTCTAATGAGGATTCTGTGGTTATGAAGGAAAGTAATGGACATGTTAGGATGTCTGCTGCGAGGCTTTCTGAGAAAGACCCACAAACATCCACGAGTGGAAGGGCTGATTCCATTACCATAACACCGATGAACGAGAGAAACAAACAGACAAATGCTAATGGCGATGCTATTTCTGTGAGGCGTTCAAGAAGATCAACTGAAGAGGCTGTATCTGATGCAATGCTATCTCCTCCAACATGTAACCCAAACATAAAGCAGACAGAGGTTTTGGACACTGGGACCTCATTGGCTCTTGACACCTCAATGTCTGATCATCAAGCGAAATCGAGTTTGAAACAATCTGAAGATGCCAACCAGCCTTCTGATCCTACAGATGTTGAGGTAATGTGAGATTttactttctttttttctttatcTGTTTCTGTGTTCTGTTATGTTTTTGCTGCTTTCTGCAGGGTTGGCcataataatactccctccgtcccgatcatttgttgtcctttggttttggcacaaagaccaaggaaaggggagctggccaattactaaatgacaagtggaataaattgagtgtgaatgatcaaattactcatcaaattcattcttaaaatagaaagtacaacaaatgactgagacaccccaaaatggaaagggacaacaaatgaccgggacagagggagtattaaatATTGTCATGTTTGATTTATAAGGACTGTTTTTGTAGATCAAAATGTTATATCCTGTTAATCTAGCGCCAGGGAGGGGGATGGCCTTTTTGAATTAAACTCTTACTTTTTGGTAGCTGATAACTTTATATGTCTAGCTCTATACCAAATAATGTGATTGAAAACTCTACATGTGCCTGGAAACTAGGTATTGATGCTTGTTACACTTTTTTTCCTTTCTTCATGCAAAAAGACCGAAATGACAGACTCATTGATAGgataaataattttaaaattccTTCAACTGAAAAATGAAAACATGTTATAATCCCAATTCAATGTGTCTGTAGAATGATCCAGGCACAAGTCGTGTACATGGTACGGATCTGTTTGGGGCAAGTGTTATCAACTCATGCACTTAAGAATCAGGGTCGTGTAGGAGTAAAGGGCTTTGGCTAAATTCTGTGAATTAATGtgaatttttcatatttttttttttaaatttctttCTTCACACAATCACACTTGCTAATCTGTTATTACCCGTATTTTTCGATAAGTGTCAATGCTAATAGATCGTATAAACATTCAATCGTTTTTAAGGGTGATTATGAGAAGCTTTCTGTAGCTAGAAAGGGGGAAAATCTGCCAAAGCCAAGAGCTCTTGTCGCAGCCCTGTCAGGTAAATGATTTTTTTTGCAATAATCCTTTTAGAGCTTATATATTGAAGATCAACACTATATAGCACAATTTCAGGTAACATTCAGTTGGAAGCACATGCAGAGACTGCCATGGAAAGATCAACTAGAAGTGACTCGCGGAAACCACTTGCTCCACCTGAACCTATTGTGATAGATTTTACGAGAATTAGGTCTGGACCACTTCTGAAAAAGAAGACCATTCTTCACGAGAAACAATTGGATGCTTCAGCAAATCGTGAGACACTGGTAAACTCTGCTCCTACCTAACCTTCCTGCACTGCCTCGCTGGCTGTTTAAAATGCTAATTAACTCATTCTGCACCTTTATTCTGATAGGATGAGCCTCTCAAAGCTGGTGAAGTCATTAATGTGAAGAGAAAGAGAGGCAGGCCACCTAAGGCTCTCTCTCAGCTTGGCAGTCCAAATACTACAGAAGCAGGTATAGTCTGATTGAGGTTGTAAAAATGTGCTATTACTGTTGAGTGATGCCCATGCATATTTTGTAATACTCTTCTGGTTTGTGTTTGAATCTTCATCTGTTCCAGAAAGTGTGGAAAATGTGAGGCAAGATGTTTGTGTGGAAGGCTCCTCTGTAACACCTTCTCGAACTGATCAAGTTGAGAACCCTGTGGCTGTCGATAAGCTGCTTCAGATAAACACCTCAGCTCCTAGTGGCCCGCCTGAAAAAGTTGTAAGCATGAGTAGTGATATTTCCAAAGTGGGTTTGAAATCTAATAAGAGAAGTAATGCAAGGAGACGAGCTGAAAAATACAGAAAAATTTTAGAAGAAGAAACTACGGAACCAGACAATACATTAATATTGAGAGGGAAGAAACTAAAATCAATCAATCAGGCAGAACTTCCATCTGAAGGTATTGATGCTTGTATCATGTAAAGGTGACGTGGATCAGAAGTCACTTTGTTTTCATTACGTGTATATGTCATGAAGATAGTCTAGAACTATAGTGTGTTGCTGAATTCATTGTGCCTCTTGGAGCTGTGATGTGGTGCGTTAACAAGGTTATTAGTTCAACCATTAATTACTTGGAATTTTGCAGACAACTCAAAAGGAGAAGCAGTTGAAGATGCTGAGAATGGAGTAGGCAGAGAAGATAATACAGCTGCTGGTGTAACCTCAAGTAATGCTTCTGATGACCAGCCTTTATCAGCTTGGCTTGAGAAACCACTCTCTCCAGCAACTGATGCAAGTAAGTTCTAGGCAGCTAGTAATTGGTGTCGTGCTCTTTGCTTAGTTTATTTATGTATAATGTCCTTGTGGTGTGTGTTTTAGGAGGCTCTATGGATCGGCTTGCAGGTCAATCTGGTGAGACTGAATATGAAGCGCCACAAGGTGGTCAATCTAAGGAAAATGGACCAGAGGAAAGAGACGAGATGTCAGCTGAACATCCAAGGCATGATAATGATTTATCCAACAGACGAGATGAGATGCCAACAATAGAATGTAATACACTTGTGGGCGGAGAAGATGAAGAATTGCCTTTCATAAAGAACTCGGTTATATGGGAAATGATAGAATCCATGGAAATATTGAAGGTGGTTCCACAAAAGCCACATTTCAGGCCCCTGTATAATTGTAAGGAAGAATGTAGAGAAGGATTGGCCATAGGGAGAATGGTGACTTTTACGAGTATAGCGGAGAAGATATCAAAGGCTCATTTTGAAGACCCAGAGAGGATGTTGAAAGGGTACGGGGAGGCACTGGGGGAGTTGGAAGAACACGGATTTGAGATAATAGGAGTGAGGGAGAGGTTGGAGAAGCTGATATCCATAAAGAAAAGGCATGACGAGGACGAAAAGAGGAGAGAAGAGATAGCAAGGCAGAtaagagaaagagaggaggagATAGCAACGATGGAAGAGGAAATAGAGGAGGTGGAGAAAGAGATGGAGGAGGTGAAGGAGAAACAGAGAAGAATGGAGTGGAGGAAAGAGAAGAAGGAAGGGGAGATGAGGATGGTAGAGGCGACTGTGGTAGCTGTGAAGGGTGTGCTTGCAAATGCTCGACTGGAATTTGACAAGCTTGCTGCTTCATTCTTGTAATCCTGGCAGGGATTCTGTGTCATTTGTGTACTACCACGACAAACTTGATTGTAGTGCATGTCGACTGGGCTACAGTGCAGCAATGAAGCATTGCATTGTTGATTTGCCGGGGGGGCTAAGGCCTGAGAATACGAGATTGGTCAGTATATGTAGATGTCAAGGTGTGTAAGTGTAGGCAGCGACGTAAATACGTAGAAACCAGCTTTCCCTTCCTCAATTATCAATTTGTCAATCCTTTACTCTGTACATCATACTTATGCGTGGGCAGCAGTCCCCACCTCATTTTTCTCCCTTGGACATATATGTGATATGTCGACTGCGTCAATACATTTTACCACCTGCTCCTTCGttctggtcatttgtttaccttttcttttgCCACAAAGACAAGGAAAAGAAGAGAATATCATTTGTGGTTATCGTCATTGGAAGACAAATGGACAATAATGTATGCGAGACATCAAATTGCCCACTGGAAACATTTCTGATatagaaaggtaaataaatgaacgaGTCATTCAAATATAGAATAGACAGACTAATGACTCGGACGGAAAGAAGTAGTAATCTTATTCACCTTGGCTTTGGAGCTTTTCAGACGGAAATTAGCGTCTGAAGGGAGACCTGATGATTTTCTTCAAAGGTAAAGTAGTATTCTATCCATTTTCTCAAATCATCTCAAAATAGAAAATATGACAATATACATGAATGAAGAGAGTAATATTCAACATAAATTCTCATCACAAGTAGGGATGGCAATAGATCGAGTTTGGGCTCGGTAAAGCTTCATCTTTCATCTATTCGTTACTTTAAAGTCTCATCCAACCCATCTGTCATCCGTGAAATTTATTATCCGTTATCCATTCATCCATCATTgatcatccatggatgaaacggtCAGATCGGGTAATTGTGTATTTATATGTTTTAAGTTAAAAAAAATAATGATTTTTTTATTCTCTATAAAaataacggaaaattcacgtggcaccctcgaactttgccattttgtacgtggtacccaaatttttaattttgtgtacatgatacccttcatgtttgattttcatgcataacaTGCCCTTTTTTGTCGCTAGAAAAAAAttcaattgcgcataactccGAGACCGGAATCCAGAATCAGccaatttttttcctaaaatgattatctcgtcataatctacgatttgagaaaaCAAAATTTGCCGGCTGAtattttatagggttttttttaacggaaatctcaaatcaaccatatttTCGATGTTAAACTTCTGAATGACCATTTTCgctttatcaatttatagatgtcgaagagataatcaatttgaaaaaaaaaattagtcaattccgatttttAATTTATGATTTGTGTTCAACTGAAAATTTTAAGAACGATAAAAAGGGCgcgttgtgcttgaaaatcaaatctcaaggatattatgtacacaaacttaaaaagttgggtatcaCGTACAAAATGGCAAaacgtgaattttccgtaaaaATAAAGCTagataattattttagtttaactTTCTAGTTTGTAGTTCGCAAAATGTATATTTTGAGAGTATAAAAATTTTAAATATtgaatattttatatcttaataatgtattatatgcaaaaaaaaagtttaaatagaaaataataaaagCGGGTGCTGGATAGATGGCAGGTGAAATTTCTTCATCAAACCCATAATCCATTTGTTATCCATTTCATCTATCATTCATTCTTCTTTTAGAATCGGATTTTGATCAAGTGCGGTGAAATCAACATCCTtaatcacaagcttgtgacaatgtgaTATTTTTGTGATCACAAATTCTCACTTGTGACGAACACTAACCGTCACAAGTGAGTGACGGGGTCACCTCCCTCTCAcacaaatgcaagtgggaggACAAGTGGGCCGAAAATGGAGCGCCCCACTTgcctcccacttgcatttgtatGAGAGGGAGATAACCCGTAATTCACTTGTAACGGATAGTGTCTATCACAAGTGAAACTGGCTGTTTTGTGATAAAAccattatcttttttttttttttttttttttttgtgacaacgatAAAACCATtatctaataaaataaaaatttgtgAATGAGATTACTTGCTTATTCTATACTTCTATCCTTATCTATCCTTATTATAAAAGAGGATACTGTTGTGACAATACTTTGAGTATGCTTGTGTCCTCGCATGACGTCATTAATTACACTTCTGCCATTCCGTCTTCACTTTTTGCTTTGTTTATTCTTATATCCTGCCTGTCACTCCTAAAAGCCACTCTTGCTTTTCACCTTTGTTTCTCGCCTCTTTTTTCCAAAGCTAAGTCTGGTAGTCTTTCTTGTTTCCTTGTCGTCACTATCGGTGCATCTTTGTATCATTTTCTTCCCTTCATCCCCACCAACGTTTCTACAAGACTACAATTGCTTATCTTTGTTGCTACATATCGAAGGAGAATCAGGTACTTGCGCTATTAACAGATGGCAATTCGCGCCATAGAAGTAGCATTCTGAGGTTAGTTTGACACCGTCTTCTTCCGTTTATATTATTTCTTGTTTGCTTGAAGGAGATAATTTGTGGGAGCTACCAGCTCGTAGTCGATCTATTGTGTTCAGGAGTTTAGGTGGGCATATTCACTGAACAAAACTTCTTTTACGTATGTGCCCACCAGGTGTTTGATGAATTGGCAAAGTAAATATTACTTTGCTCTTTTTTTTATACTGTGTTCATAGTTTTAAGTTCATCCATATAGGCTAACTA contains the following coding sequences:
- the LOC141652897 gene encoding DUF724 domain-containing protein 6-like isoform X2, with translation MEVLNLGIGIKVEVSSDEEGFRGAWYVATVLKPPSPPSSPSPSPSNKVLVEYDSLLAQENGSALLREFVDLKFVRPLPPVDSGLVQFKPDDLVDAYYQDGWWSGVITQVVHPHSLYKVFFSNPPDELLFNSSDLRIHRTWISGVWLRPPKPNPQHTRKEKELCLTDLRHHMEWTNGKWLHSPQDTSMASKSDKPSVYLNGGNPDNKCASNEDSVVMKESNGHVRMSAARLSEKDPQTSTSGRADSITITPMNERNKQTNANGDAISVRRSRRSTEEAVSDAMLSPPTCNPNIKQTEVLDTGTSLALDTSMSDHQAKSSLKQSEDANQPSDPTDVEGDYEKLSVARKGENLPKPRALVAALSGNIQLEAHAETAMERSTRSDSRKPLAPPEPIVIDFTRIRSGPLLKKKTILHEKQLDASANRETLDEPLKAGEVINVKRKRGRPPKALSQLGSPNTTEAESVENVRQDVCVEGSSVTPSRTDQVENPVAVDKLLQINTSAPSGPPEKVVSMSSDISKVGLKSNKRSNARRRAEKYRKILEEETTEPDNTLILRGKKLKSINQAELPSEDNSKGEAVEDAENGVGREDNTAAGVTSSNASDDQPLSAWLEKPLSPATDARGSMDRLAGQSGETEYEAPQGGQSKENGPEERDEMSAEHPRHDNDLSNRRDEMPTIECNTLVGGEDEELPFIKNSVIWEMIESMEILKVVPQKPHFRPLYNCKEECREGLAIGRMVTFTSIAEKISKAHFEDPERMLKGYGEALGELEEHGFEIIGVRERLEKLISIKKRHDEDEKRREEIARQIREREEEIATMEEEIEEVEKEMEEVKEKQRRMEWRKEKKEGEMRMVEATVVAVKGVLANARLEFDKLAASFL
- the LOC141652897 gene encoding DUF724 domain-containing protein 7-like isoform X1 — translated: MEVLNLGIGIKVEVSSDEEGFRGAWYVATVLKPPSPPSSPSPSPSNKVLVEYDSLLAQENGSALLREFVDLKFVRPLPPVDSGLVQFKPDDLVDAYYQDGWWSGVITQVVHPHSLYKVFFSNPPDELLFNSSDLRIHRTWISGVWLRPPKPNPQTIRDYDFSPGTAVEVNLDAHNSHDVWLPAKVVRQVCSTVFLVEYQTTVMPGFQKVGVDCLHIRPPPPITSTKAFTLLEKVDAFCDSCWLTGIVTKILAAGRYIVYFKHTRKEKELCLTDLRHHMEWTNGKWLHSPQDTSMASKSDKPSVYLNGGNPDNKCASNEDSVVMKESNGHVRMSAARLSEKDPQTSTSGRADSITITPMNERNKQTNANGDAISVRRSRRSTEEAVSDAMLSPPTCNPNIKQTEVLDTGTSLALDTSMSDHQAKSSLKQSEDANQPSDPTDVEGDYEKLSVARKGENLPKPRALVAALSGNIQLEAHAETAMERSTRSDSRKPLAPPEPIVIDFTRIRSGPLLKKKTILHEKQLDASANRETLDEPLKAGEVINVKRKRGRPPKALSQLGSPNTTEAESVENVRQDVCVEGSSVTPSRTDQVENPVAVDKLLQINTSAPSGPPEKVVSMSSDISKVGLKSNKRSNARRRAEKYRKILEEETTEPDNTLILRGKKLKSINQAELPSEDNSKGEAVEDAENGVGREDNTAAGVTSSNASDDQPLSAWLEKPLSPATDARGSMDRLAGQSGETEYEAPQGGQSKENGPEERDEMSAEHPRHDNDLSNRRDEMPTIECNTLVGGEDEELPFIKNSVIWEMIESMEILKVVPQKPHFRPLYNCKEECREGLAIGRMVTFTSIAEKISKAHFEDPERMLKGYGEALGELEEHGFEIIGVRERLEKLISIKKRHDEDEKRREEIARQIREREEEIATMEEEIEEVEKEMEEVKEKQRRMEWRKEKKEGEMRMVEATVVAVKGVLANARLEFDKLAASFL